CAGGAAATCCCTGATTTTCAGATTCTATTTGTATGGTTGGAGATAAGGGAAAACCTTAGACGAAATAAAAAAAGCGCTTACCCCAACTAAGTATAATAATTTTTTAGAATCTTCTGACAACTCAGGTTTTTCGAAGGGAAATATCAGGATTAACCTTATTGACAATAAAGGTTGCATGGGTTAAAAATACCATGTGATTTTTTATACAAGCATTATGAATGCGGTGATTGAAAATTGTTTTATAAATATGCCTTTTGCATAAGCATTCCCATCTGCTGTATAATGTAAGCAGGCACAAGGATTTTTCCTGCATCGCCTGACATCGTTTCACAGGCATGTCAAAAGGATATTTACAACAATTTTACAATAGATTAAAATATAAATACTATTTTGTGAGGTGGACGTTATGGATTTTGGAAGTTTCGGGCATTTTAGTTTCACATGGGAGTTTGTAAGCTCTTTTTTAATGATAATATTGATCGATCTGGTCCTGGCAGGTGACAATGCAGTTGTTATTGCAATGGCTGTCCGGAACCTTTCGCCCAAACAAAGATTGAAGGGCATTATGATGGGCGCAGGCGGAGCAATTATCTTGAGGGTTGGACTCACAATTGTTGTTGCCCAGCTTCTCGGCATAAAGGGACTGAAGTTCTGTGGCGGCGCCCTTATTTTTTGGATAGCTCTGAAACTTTTTATAGAGGGCGGACCTGAAGAGGGGATCAAGAAAGAGCCGAAGAGCATATGGGAGGCTATGATAACCATTGTAATTGCCGATATTGTCATGAGTCTCGATAACATGCTTGCCGTTGCCGGCGCGTCCCACGGCAATAATTTTCTGATCATCTTCGGACTCGTTTTGAGCATTCCATTTATTGTATTTACAAGCAACCTTCTTTCCATGTTGATGGATAAATATCCCATTATTGTATACCTTGGGGCCATGGTGCTTGGAAAAGTGTCAGGGGAGATGATAATTACAGATCCCTATGTCCAGTCATTCCTCCACACAGGCAAGGCTACCCAGTATATCGTAGAGGTTGCAGGCGCTGTTTTAGTTGTTGTTATAGGGAAACTCTGGATGAAGATGAAGCGCGATAAGGCAGCTCAAGAAGAAAGCAAAGAAGCACACACAAACTGAAATAAGGAGGTTTATTATTTATGGCAACCTTAACCATATCAAGGCAGCACGGAAGCAGCGGCAGGTATATAGGACAGGAAATAGCACGTGAAATAGGGTATGAATACATTGACAGAGAAAAAATACTTACGGATATCAGAGCAAAGGGGCAGGATTGGGAAAAATGGGAAAAAGAATTTGCAGAACATAACCCCACCATATGGGAAAGATACGACTGGTCTTTCAGGGGATTTGTGGCGCTGCAGCAAAGCCTGATATTTGATTATGCATTAAAAGATAATGTTGTAATCATGGGCAGAGGTGCAAACTTTCTCCTTAAGGATGTCCCCTACGTTCTTAGAGTTCGTTTTGAAGCTCCTCTTGATAAAAGAATCGAGATGGTACAGGAACGTGAGGATATGGACAGCGCTACTGCTAAGTGGATGATAAACAAGCTTGATAAAGAAAGCAAGGGCTTTATTGGAACAGTATATGGCGCAGACTGGAATGTTCATACATATTATGACATCATATTCAATACGGCTGTCCAATCTGCAGATGTAATTAAGACATCTCTGAAAGCATCTATTGCTGAAAAAGATCAACTGAAAACAGAAGAAGCAATAAAAACACTTAAGATGAAGGCTGCTGCATTTTATGTAAAAGCCGGAATATTGACAAATTCAAAATTCTTTGTTCCAACTCTTAACGTGTTCTCGAGCAATGACACAATTGTTATTAAAGGAGTAGTTCATAATCCTAAAGAGTATAAAAGTATTGAGGATGAGGCAAGGCGTCTTGCCGGTGACGTACCTTTAAAGTGCGAGCTAAAATACCGCTGAAAATTTGGATAAAAAAATATGTCAGAAGCATAACGGCCAGGATTATCCTGGCCGTTATTTTTTTAATGTATGTGTTAAACTACAATGATGTAAGCCCTTCCCTTATCGCATATTTTGTCAGTTCGGCGATACTGTGCATGTTCAGTTTCTCCATAACCTGCTGCCGGTGTGTTTCAATTGTCTTAATACTGATATTCAAATAAACTGCTATCTGTTTGGTTGTTTTGCCTTCTGCAAGCAGTTGGAGCACCTCCCGTTCCCTTGTAGTTAAAGCCGAAAAAGCCGTAGTTTCATTTGCAGGTATATTGTGAATATATTCCTTTATCACCACATCCGTTATCTTCGGGCTTAAATATGGCTGGCCGGACATAACGGTCTGAATTGCCAGTTCAAGTTCTTCGAAGGCGCTATCCTTCAGAAGATATCCTGATGCCCCCGCTTTCAGCATCTGGAGCACAAACCTTCTGTCCGAATGCATTGAAAGGGCAATGACTCTGATATCCTTTGTTTCTGCGATAATCTGGCGCGTTGCATCAATGCCGTTCATATCGGGCATACCTATATCCATGATCACAATATCCGGTAAAAGCTTTTTTGC
The sequence above is drawn from the Pseudomonadota bacterium genome and encodes:
- a CDS encoding TerC family protein, which codes for MDFGSFGHFSFTWEFVSSFLMIILIDLVLAGDNAVVIAMAVRNLSPKQRLKGIMMGAGGAIILRVGLTIVVAQLLGIKGLKFCGGALIFWIALKLFIEGGPEEGIKKEPKSIWEAMITIVIADIVMSLDNMLAVAGASHGNNFLIIFGLVLSIPFIVFTSNLLSMLMDKYPIIVYLGAMVLGKVSGEMIITDPYVQSFLHTGKATQYIVEVAGAVLVVVIGKLWMKMKRDKAAQEESKEAHTN
- a CDS encoding cytidylate kinase-like family protein, with the protein product MATLTISRQHGSSGRYIGQEIAREIGYEYIDREKILTDIRAKGQDWEKWEKEFAEHNPTIWERYDWSFRGFVALQQSLIFDYALKDNVVIMGRGANFLLKDVPYVLRVRFEAPLDKRIEMVQEREDMDSATAKWMINKLDKESKGFIGTVYGADWNVHTYYDIIFNTAVQSADVIKTSLKASIAEKDQLKTEEAIKTLKMKAAAFYVKAGILTNSKFFVPTLNVFSSNDTIVIKGVVHNPKEYKSIEDEARRLAGDVPLKCELKYR
- a CDS encoding response regulator transcription factor, with product MSIKIILADDHKIIREGLHALLEKNKAMEVVAEAQDGLTTVRLAKKLLPDIVIMDIGMPDMNGIDATRQIIAETKDIRVIALSMHSDRRFVLQMLKAGASGYLLKDSAFEELELAIQTVMSGQPYLSPKITDVVIKEYIHNIPANETTAFSALTTREREVLQLLAEGKTTKQIAVYLNISIKTIETHRQQVMEKLNMHSIAELTKYAIREGLTSL